CAGGAGGTGGTGGCGAGGCGGCCATAACAGTGTCGGAACAAGAGGAAAACGATTTCTCCTCCAATGTTGTGGCCTTGAGCGACTCCTTGAGGGAAGACACATCTGCAGCAGGTTCGGCAGGTGGTGTAGGCCTATCCACCACGAACTCGTACTGGAATATGTTGTCTCTGGGAAAGCAACCAAAATTCCCATTGATCGATCAGTTATATAATAAACTGGGTAGAAGATCGAGAGGGGGAGATGGTGGTGGATATACACACGTTTGAGACGGCGGCGGAGCCAGAGGCCTGTTCCGGCGATGCGCGGAGATGTACTTGCCGGTGTAGAACGCACGGACTGCGTCTTTAAGATCCTCGAGGTCTCGGCACGCCCGCCCGGTACAGATGCCTGAGGAGGTAGTTCCCGTCCCCATCGACACGTACATAGACTGTGATCGGCTCAGAGCCGCCGGTGGGACTGCGCCGAGGGAGGCACTCCCGAGGAAGAACCTTGGGCGCCATCACAGCGGCCGCCATAATTCGACGTGGGGAAGACGATTAGGGTTTGACGATTCCGACTGGGGATAAGACGGAGTTTTCTTTTCCTGAGAGCATCTCAAATTCTCAATATAGCAATCGTAAAGCCGCTTCCTCTTTCTCTCGATCTCCAGGCGAATAGGCGATACGCAAGGAGAGCAGTTCCGCTTCCTAGGCCGCACACAGCCGCCGGCTCCCCTTCCCTCCGCTCGCAGCTGGGTTGGGGAGCCCCGGTTCCTTGGCTCCTGTTTGTCTAGGTTTAGTTTGTTCAGACGACGTCGCTCTATCGGTGCCGACGTCTTCGTCAGGAATAAAAGTTTCCGGACCACCACCTTGGCGGCGTTCTACGACGGTGTCGAGGAGTCGCGGATGTGTGTCCAGGCAAGGCCTTCAAGACGGCGGTGGAAGTCTTGCCAAGGGTCCTGTTTTTTGGCTTCATCCATGTCACATCAGCTGTTCCTCCTGCGCTGTCGCGAATCCAAAAGTATTGGTGTTGGAGGTGGCTGGTGTTGCGGCGGCGGTCTCACCCAAGGTATGGTGCACCTAGAGTTTCTTCGAAGGTGGAAGATGGTTGCCGGTTCTCGAGCCCCTCGGCAGCGTTGCCGCATGAAGACTTCAGAATCATGATCCAGGTGGAGTGGAGATTTGCTCGAGCCGACAACCCACAACGACAAGTGTGGCGCCGTTTACGGCAACGCCTATTCAGAGGCTCACAACGCAGTTTTGCTGCTATGGCTTTCTCTTGGATCTTGGCTTGATGGAGACTGTTTCTTCTCTTTTCCGACAGACGCTTCGGCGACGGCAGTGGCTGAAAATTGTGGTCGTTTTGTTGGTGGTTGCAAGGGCCAGgaagaattttttttctgtaaATTTTCTTTGCTTCTTGTAATTTCACTTGGTGTGCAGTCTCTTTGGATTTCTCCTAAGATTTGCCATATAAACTACTGAATTTTTTTCTGTAAATTTTCTTTGCTTCTTGTAATCTACTGATGTTAGTAATATAAACGTAGCACTTCTCCAAGAAAAAAAGGGCACCAAAACTGGTTGGAGTGAAAAAAATTGAGCACCACAAAGtgttctttttttaagaaaaagcACCACAAAGTGTTTTGGTTCGTCGCTCGCTCGCTTGATTTTTTTCTCACACTATCATTTTTAGAAGAAACGCATTGTTCTCTTATGGATTTGAAACAATCACGATTTCAtaaatgtttacgggtttaaaaaaatgtttaactCAATTTCTTCtgcaaattttaaaaaaatgttcatgtatttagaaaatgtttgcATATTTGGAAAATGTTCGCATATTTGATATAGAATTCACAGATTTTATGAATGTTTGAGAGTTTTAGAAAGTCCACAGATTTAAAAAATCACGAGATTGGAAAAtatttcacggatttaaaaaatATTGTGAATTTATTCATAGACTGGGGAGAATAGAAAGTGCGCACGCAGCCGAGTTCTCATGTGTTAAGCATTTATTTAGGATAGTAAAACTGAGCCTAAACGAAGTCCTCTCACGCCCTGAGTCTCATTTCGGCCGTCAGATCTTGCGTTAGACTCGTTTAAAAAATTGGATTGGCAATCGAACTGGTGAGCCTGTTGGCTCAGGTTTGTACCGCTCGGATAGCGGGTTTACCGGTTCATCTGCATTTTTTATCATAAATAATTATTAATACATGTAAATATAGTACTAAAGACTGGTCAAATGAAAGATTTCCTTCAACAAGACAACAAAGAAGCTCAACCGTAGTGGTTATGGGGCCAATGTTAGATACAACCCACCACCTTTTCTTTTTTTGAAATGAAACACCCGGATTCCATAAATCACACTGGCACCGTAGTGGCCTAGGTTCGAGTACCACTTATTATTTCTCAGAAAACGTTTTTCCGGTTCACCAGCCCGGATTTATTTCCGGTTTGACAAAAACCCATCCGGTTCGTTTGGGTTTCACCGGCCTAGTTGCAGAAGGTCCATGGAGCTTAAAAACCCGATGGGAGGGCCGGTTCTGATTATTTCTGGTCCAACCGCCGGTCTGGTTGGATTTTTAAAACTATGGTGTTACGGGTGCAGGATTGGGTGCAGGATTAGGACGGATACACCTAGAGCAAAAATGCTAGACTTAGCAAGCCAATATATAGTTGGATGGTTAGGAGTACAGTGGTATTCCCCGCCGACTTGATACCGGTGCTCATATTTTTCCGAATTTATTTCAGGCATTTCGgcaatgtgcgttcagtgggaggagacattcgtTCGACTACGAAGGCGTCTGTGGCGACTTTGTCAACCTCAAAATGATGTGTCGGCTTAGTCTTTCGGGGATGCTCATCGGGATAGGAtgtgtgtgtgcattcatagggttGAGCGTACGTGCGTATGTATGAGCGTCTACGTCTGTACCGCGTAAAGAAAATGCTAGACCACCCCTTCTTCGTTTGTACGCGCTGCTAAGTTGAATGCCCCTACGCCTGAAACACTTTCCAATCTTTTGGCGCCGTCCCCCTGTGGCTCCCCTCCACTGACGGCCTCTTGATCGTCAGtagtgaggggggtcgccggatgtCACGCGTGCGGACCAGGTAGCTTTAGGTTTTAGGGCCCTAGTACTTTAGGTTTTGAGTCGTTCGACGTCTTGgcttcagcggcggcggcggcgatgctcaATAAAAAGCTCATATTTCTCCCTCAACAAGGCGATCAGCTCTATGGTCGTTGATGGATTTGGGAACGGGGATGTCGTGGTGGCGGCAGCATCCTTGTGGCGgacttgtgtcctcgggctccgctgtTGCGACGGCGTtcatgcagattgtggtctgcatgaACGACATTTGAAAGACGGATTGTGTGTTGGGTTTGTTGTTGGTGGCTTGCCAGTATGGTTTCCCGCTCCGACGTCTTAGTCGTGCAGGGGTGCTAGATCTAGAGTTTGATAGCGTGTTCGGGGTGTAAtctcggtctgattcgttcaacgacaaTAGTTTCACCTTTGGCGAGCCACTTTAGAGGTCCACAAagttgcatatcagcgatggagccgcgtcgaactCGGGCGAGGAGGTGATCCATTAGTTTTTCCTTTGGTGGTACTAGAGGCTCGCGGCGGGCGTTAGTGTCAAGCTCGGGGATTCTTCGGTCTTGATTGTAATTTTCTTTCTTGGTTAGTGTTTCATTGTGCAAAGTCTGGCGATCTGATGTCTTTTCACATGGTTTGTATTATGatctttatgatataaatgagacataTATTATCACCGAAAGAAACAGACTGCTAAGCCATATCATCTTTATTAGCCTAAATAACTAATTTCTCCTAACTAAACACCCCTTGGCCCGTACTTTTTTTTAATACAGTACATTAGTAAGCgttcatatatacacacatacactcaTTCTATGACCGCATACATGCACATCATatccttatgagcacctccgaaagactgagttggcatatcatcttgagatttacgaaatcACCATAGGCACGTCGTAGTCGACGAAAACGTCTCCTCCAACTAAACGCGCATcgtcgaaaatcctgaaataaatcctaAAAAATGCGAGAAACCTGTGGTTGAATGTTTAGAAGGACAATGGTATCCCCGACTTTCAATTGGTGGTCCAGCCGAACCCGTGTCTAAATCCCTGTAAATTGCCTGTTGGTTCTTTTAACCATCCCTCAGGCCTTATTGATCAAACTTGAATAGTTGCAGGGATGATAACTTGAATAGTTAAAAGAAACTTGTATTCAAAACAAGACTAATAATTGCTTGCATTATAGAGATTTCAACTACAAAATTGCTTAGAACGTATAGATGAATAAGATGCTGGAGCAGAGGGCCCGACAGTGGCCATTTTCTTAGTCCCCGAGAGTCCGAAGCATGCTGTCGCTGCTGCGGAGAAGGCCCGACGCGCTATGGGCCCTGCAAAAGGTTCCTCCATCATGTCGCTTGAGAGCCTCCCGTTCACCAGCTGGTGTGCCCGCCAGCGTTGGTGAATGCCACAACATGCGCCTACTTCAGCGACGGCATGGTAGAAATGCAGGGGCATCACTATGATTGATTAAGCGTGCTTAGGAGTGGAAAATTCTTTAGTCATGTAGAAGTATGCAAAGTCAACAATAATCTATGATTATTTAGTCATGTATAGAAGTATTGCATACTTAACATAGTACTGCATACTTAACATACTTAACATACAATCTATACTTATTTACGGTAAGCAGGCGCAACATTCACTACAACCAAGCTTACAAGATAGTCAACCCGTCGACTAAGCCAACAGAAGTAAAGAGCCAGCAAAGCTGCTTGGGTCTTGAACTTGTTGGACCCGGCCACTTGTCCCCTTCCATGTTGGCTTGCCTGCCCTCTGGCCTCTTAGTCGCCGGCGTCGTCAAAAGTCATGTTGTCGGCATCAAAAGCCCTCATAGTTGGAGGCCGCCGTCAACATCTTCCTACACGTTCTATCAGCAACCGTCCTACAGAAATAAATACAGGAGAAACAATTTACAACCAACCAAGTAACCAGCAGCATTGTGTTAGTTGTACTAATTAACGCCACAGTGCCAAAGAAATGGCATTACCGTCCAAATATAGCTTACCTTTTCTTTCTTAGCTTCCATCTGCAAAAGGGGGTGAAACACGTGTATAGTTAACAGCAAAGCAACAAGAATGGTACAAGGCTCAGCAAAAAGGTTAAAGATGGTATCGTTCATACATTTTCGTCGTCTGAGTCGCTGCTGCAGCCTTCATAACAATAATATCCCGCCTTCACCTGACCGGCAAGGTATGCATCGGCACTGATGGGGTGCTTCATATTGACATCCCTATGCATGGTACAACCATAGCAGTATCCTTTATATTAACAAAAAACACAAGAAAAGAGTTAACTGCAAGGTAACCAACCAGGCACCAATACTACATCATAATTGCTGACTATTTTAAGTACTGAAAGTAAAAGATTTTCTTTGTACACATCAGTCATGGCCATGCATGAACCAGTTTGAAAATGTTCACAAATCTAAAGCTCACGGATCTAAGCAAGGGGCAAACTAACAACTCACAAAACTAAAGATCAAGTGCTGTAGTCAGAAACACATTTATGGCTATATGTAACAGATAATCTCAAGTTGGTGCCAACCACAAAATGCATTTCATCAATACTCAAAATCTAAGAAAAGGGTAGAATGTACCATTATCGGTAGATTCAACCGGGCAGAAACAGGTGACCGAAAATTCCTCTTCTTTTCCTTGTAGCACACATTTGACTTCCGCAAAGAAAAGGTTTTCAATGCCAGAGTTAGAATCACCAGCTCCTTTAGTCACCGTGAAATTGAGATGATAGTAGCATGTAGTACGCCCCTCACAAATTGTTGTGGCGTGCAAAACATCTTTGAGTTCATATGCAAGATCCTATCGTAAGAAGCATGGGTCTGATCAACAACTATTGCATGGATAAAacaatgagagaaagagagagagagagagagaggagagatagCAAACCCCCGAAAGGCTGTGATCCTCATTATGCTTGTCCACCAAAGCTTGAAGTAATCGGCGCATTTGATTATGGAACTGCTTGATGATATAGGATCTGGAAAGCTTCTTCCTTCTGCCATCAGGCCAATAACGAGCTTTTTCTATAGAAATCTCTCGTGACGGAACCCCACCTTTATTCATTAGCCTAATTTAGATCAGAGCATTGTATATGGTTAGTAGCTTGCACTTTCTCAGAAGTGGACAATAGTAAGTTATACTGTACAAAAGTTAATGTTATCAGTAGGACTACGATGcactagtttggacagaatgttgcAGACTGGTGAGCAACAAGAACAAGACCTGAAAAAAAAAACCAGGATTGTTCACATGTGTATAAGTTCTCGGAGCGTTACTCCTAGAGAAAAAGCTATCCCTTTTTTGATTTCAAGGTTGCAAACTGTTTGGCCTAGTTAACTAACAGAGCTGAACTTTCTGGCTATCACCATTGATTGACAGAAATAGAGGTgtgtgatactccctccgtccggaaatacttgtcgtggaaatggatacaaatggatgtatttaaaactaaaatacatctagatacatccattcctcggaCAAGTATTTCCAGAGTGAGGGAGTACTATATTAGTTTCAGctatttctatgatttttacatacatacatacatacatacatacatacatacatacatacatacatacactatTTAAACAACTGTCTCGCAAATAAATTTACAAAAGTATACCACTAACTTTTGGTGCCATCAAAACAGGGATATACTACAAATCATCATTGTATACTAGTTGTGTTTCCTACAATCAAATTGTCAGGTTATCAGAGGAATCCAGCTTGAAAAGTCATTTGTTATTAATTTCGACATAATGAGTCAATAGCAGATATGCACTATGGTAAGAGCGATGAACATTCATCCAGAATTGAGTTGAGGAGATTTACAGCTTTGGATCCCGGTGTTGATGAAAATAGCGATCCATAGCCTTATCGACTTCCTCTAAGCTCTTAAACGGCCCGCCTGCATTCGGATATGTGTGGAAAGATCCCTTAAGATCAAGCCTGATGTAATATCCGAAACCCCAGTCCTGTCGTTCTCGTTGCCAAATGCCTGGTCCAGAAGGTGAGGCAAGGCAGTTCCCTGATGGTGTTGAGGCCATAACCGTGTCCTGATCCGGCTGCTGCccagaggaagaggaagacaatTTCTCCTCCAATGTTGTAGCCTTGAGCGAGTCCTTGAGGGAAGACACCTCTGCAGGCTTCTCATCAGGAACCTTGTCGGAACCGGACGATTTCTCCTCCAATGATGTACTAGCCTTGAGGGACGACACATCTGCTGCAGGTTCCACCACGAACTCGAACTGGAATACGTCGTCGCGGCAGGAAAAGCAATCAAAATAAATTGGAATTTCCGTTGATCGATCAGTGAAATGAAATACACTAGTACAGTAATAAACTGGAATAAGTAGAAGATAAGATTCGAGAGGGAGAGGTACACACGTCGGAGACGGCGGCGGAGCCAGAGGCCTCTTTAGGAGGTGACGGGCGATGTAGAGGCTGGTGTAGAATGTACGGACTGCTTGTTTAAGATCCTGGAGATCTCGGAACACTCGCCCAACTTTGGCGGAGATGTACCTCGGGTCATAGTTCCCCTCCTCGTCGACGCGGACGTAGACTGTAATCGGCTCCAAGCCGCCGCGGGGACTGCGCCGGGGGAGGCACTCCCGAGGAAGAAGCGCCTTGGACGCCATGAGAGCGGCCGCCGGAGGAAGACGACTAGGGTTTCGATTGGGGATAATCCTCTCAGATTGAGAATTTTTTCTTTTGAGAGGTCTCAGATTGAGAttggggtgtttggttcagaactCTTTACGACTTTTTCTAGTCTAGGGACTAATAAAAAAAactctctagtagagtctttttTTAGTCCTTAtaaaaaagtccctcccgtttggtttcTAGGGACattttagggactttttctagtctctgggactaaaaagtccctgaaccaaacactcCCTGAGTAAAATATATAAAAGAACGGAGACACGAGTCAGGCCCTTCTTCAGCCGCGCGTCTCCTCCCGGCCCAAATATCACTTCGTGCTCGCTCGATTTTTTTTCTTCTCATCACTCGATCTTTGTTTTTTTCTTGACACAAATCACTCAATCTTTGTTTTTTAGAAGAAACGGCTATTGTTTACTTATGATTTTTAAAAAATCACGAATTTTAAAATATATCCATGGGTTTAAAATACGTTTGAGAACTACATTTTTTctaacagtttgtctaattcacatctagatgttttgtaaggatgtcacatctaagctcccacaaataatGCAGCAACAAGGAACAAAAAAAAAGCTGGGATAAAATAAATAGGCCACAAACATAGTGGACATGAGGTTAGATGTGAcatatctagatgtgtcctagacagaccctttttCTAATCTAACTAACTGAATTTTTTAATGGATTTAGAATTTTtacacatttgaaaaatgttcacaaattttataTAGCATTAACATATTTAAAAAATGATTGACAATTTATAATTTTCATGGATTTttaaaaatcacaaatttgaaaaaatgctcaacggatgttttaaatatttttaaaaatgttcaatggattttaaaaatgttttaaAAACAATCCATCCGAAAGCTTCCTAGTACCGGTGCAAAAGGATTGCGAGCTAGTCTAACTTAACAAAGCTTTTATGTTTTTTTAGACATACTTAACAAAGCTTTATGTGCGGGGAGAGTACTTATGTGCCAAAAAGAAAATTCCACATGATAGCCAGGGATGCAACATGGCATGTCGGCATCTAGAAGGCCCACGAAAGTGACCACCTAATACAAATTAAACTAACACCACTGTAACTCATAATATCTCATAGTCATTGCTTCTACGATAAATACTCATATAAAGGATGATAGAGTACCCGCCTCCTGGGGGCTTTGAGGGCAAGAGTGCCCTACGAGCCGTCCATTTCCAGCTCGCATGTCGCGGGGGCCTCGCAGGGGCTCTCTGTGTCGTCTGATCTGTCTGAACGATGCAATGACGGAGTCAAATCGGGCAGAACGCGGGTAGGGGGGCCCGAGCTGATAGTCTTTTCCAGATGGTAACATGAcacaaggggacacgatgtttacccaggtttaagCCCTCTTGAAGAGGTAAGACCCCGGGTCTTCCTTTAGCTGTATTGATGAATGGGGTACAGAGTACAGGTTGATCTACAGTGAGATCATATGTGATCTATGGAGTTGGCCTCTACGGTCGACACCCATCGGCTTATAGACACGCgtgggtacctagggttacacacAGGTCAGTTACATTTAAAGATAAACATCTCTAAGATTGCCTTCGTGGCCTTGGAGTATGCGTCGGGTCTTCAAAAGATTCCTTCTGAATTCCTTCATGATGCCTGATGAATGTGGCCCACTGGCTCgtcatttgggggggggggtccttgGTCCAACCCACTAGATACAATGTGGTTAGCACCCCCTTATCCATGACACCATCAGTAGCCCTTGAACCGGTCTTCAAACCGAGGACTATCCTCGGATGACTGCCCTCTATCTTTGGTCTTCAACCTTGCAAACTGGTTCAACAACTTCCTCGCGTGCTTACTTCCAAAGCGATCAACATCTTGCTCGAGGAATAACATACCTCGGTCATCCGAGGAGCCTCAATCGAGTTTCCAAAgaggtttttttttctttcgtacGATCCGAAAACCCTTTCAGTGTAGAATTACCTTAGCGGCTAGGTCTTCCCGTGCCGGGATAAGGGCGTCAATTCGATCGTGTTCTAACAACTTTGACCAAACCCGAACCGCCACTATGTACTGTAAAACCGGGCGGTCCTTTCAGATTTCATTATAGCATTTTAGCACAGCTCGAGGCCACATCCATTGGCACGTGTAATCAATAAAGAGACCGTGCTCCGGATTTACAACAGTGTTATTCGCAAACCTCTCGATTCGCGCACGCATGTAACACACATCGCATAGGGAACCCGCGAAATTACTGCCACTAGTATGCCCCTTTGATGTTCTTACTAGCCCataaaagacttgcaaagataaccaatcatacataaaagaattcagagaagattgaaatattgttcatagataatcttgatcataaacccacaattcatcggtctcaacaaacaaaccgcaaaaagaagattacatcgaatagatctccacgagagagggggagaacattgtattgagatccaaaaagagagaagaagccatctagctactaactatggacccgaaggtttgaagtaaactactcacacttcatcggaggggctatggtgatgatgtagaagccctccatggtggattccccttctggcggagctccggaacatgccccaagatgggatctcgtgggtacagaaagttgccgcgctggaattaggtttttggctctgtatctgatcgtttgggggtacgtaggtatatataggaggaagaagtacgtcggtggagcttcatggggcccacgagggtggggggcgcgccctaggggggtaggcacgccccctacctcgtgcccaccttgtggctttcttgacgtagggtccaagtctcctgggtcatattcgatgagaaaatcacgttctcgaaggtttcattccgtttggactccgtttgatattccgtttcttcgaaacactgaaataggcaaaaaaacaacaattctgggctgggcctctggttaataggttagtcccagaagtaatataaaagtagaaaataaagcccaatatggtgcaaaacagtagataatatagcatggagcaatcaaaaattatagatacgttggacacgtatcaggcatccccaaccttaattcctgctcgtcctcgagtaggtaaatgataaaaaaagaatttttgatgcggagtcctacttggcataattttaatgtaattcttcttaattgtggtatgaatattcagatccgaaagattcaagacaaaggtttaatattgacataaaaataataatacttcaagcatactaacaaagcaattatgtcttctcaaaataacatggccaaagaaagttatccctacaaaatcatatagtctggctatgctctatcttcaccacacaaagtatttaaatcatgcacaaccccgatgacaagccaagcaattgtttcatacttttgacattttcaaaactttttcaatctacacgcaatacatgagcgtgagccatggatatagcactatatgtagaatagaatggtggttgtgcagaagacaaaaagggagaagatagtctcacatcaactaggcgtatcaacgggctatggagatgcccatcaatagatatcaatgtgagtgagtagggattgtcatgcaacggatgcactagagctataagtatatgaaagctcaacaaaagaaactaagtgggtgtgcatccaactcgcttgctcacgaagacctagggcacttgaggaagcccatcattggaatatacaagccaagttctataatgaaaaattcccactagtatatgaaagtgacaaaatgagagactctctatcatgaagatcatggtgctactttgaagcacaagtgtggtaaaaggatagtaacattgtcccttctctctttttctctcatttttttatttgggcctttttttatggcctcttttttttcgtccggagtctcatccgacttatgggggaatcatagtctccatcatcctttcctcacttgggacaatgctcaaaaaatgatg
This region of Triticum aestivum cultivar Chinese Spring chromosome 2D, IWGSC CS RefSeq v2.1, whole genome shotgun sequence genomic DNA includes:
- the LOC123055116 gene encoding uncharacterized protein isoform X3 — its product is MNKGGVPSREISIEKARYWPDGRRKKLSRSYIIKQFHNQMRRLLQALVDKHNEDHSLSGDLAYELKDVLHATTICEGRTTCYYHLNFTVTKGAGDSNSGIENLFFAEVKCVLQGKEEEFSVTCFCPVESTDNGYCYGCTMHRDVNMKHPISADAYLAGQVKAGYYCYEGCSSDSDDENMEAKKEKDGC
- the LOC123055116 gene encoding uncharacterized protein isoform X2, coding for MASTPSGNCLASPSGPGIWQRERQDWGFGYYIRLDLKGSFHTYPNAGGPFKSLEEVDKAMDRYFHQHRDPKLLMNKGGVPSREISIEKARYWPDGRRKKLSRSYIIKQFHNQMRRLLQALVDKHNEDHSLSGDLAYELKDVLHATTICEGRTTCYYHLNFTVTKGAGDSNSGIENLFFAEVKCVLQGKEEEFSVTCFCPVESTDNGYCYGCTMHRDVNMKHPISADAYLAGQVKAGYYCYEGCSSDSDDENDGC
- the LOC123055116 gene encoding uncharacterized protein isoform X1 → MASTPSGNCLASPSGPGIWQRERQDWGFGYYIRLDLKGSFHTYPNAGGPFKSLEEVDKAMDRYFHQHRDPKLLMNKGGVPSREISIEKARYWPDGRRKKLSRSYIIKQFHNQMRRLLQALVDKHNEDHSLSGDLAYELKDVLHATTICEGRTTCYYHLNFTVTKGAGDSNSGIENLFFAEVKCVLQGKEEEFSVTCFCPVESTDNGYCYGCTMHRDVNMKHPISADAYLAGQVKAGYYCYEGCSSDSDDENMEAKKEKDGC